One part of the Vicia villosa cultivar HV-30 ecotype Madison, WI linkage group LG6, Vvil1.0, whole genome shotgun sequence genome encodes these proteins:
- the LOC131612071 gene encoding uncharacterized protein LOC131612071, with the protein MNRSKKTMAAKGSPASQKEANTELSISDQHISSLTLSFLQRSGMSKLIPQSCSNISDFYSHFFANFIKVNLIQLGRISCTVSVKPQISNTYGTLHGGSVGSLVELLSIACARTVVSEDRKLFLGEINVSYLSSAPTNEEVLADVSVVKSGRNVTMVALEFKRKKTENLIYVAHATFYNFPIAKL; encoded by the exons ATGAACAGATCAAAGAAAACAATGGCGGCGAAAGGTTCCCCGGCTAGTCAAAAGGAAGCAAACACTGAACTCTCAATCTCCGATCAACACATTTCTTCTCTGACCCTCAGTTTTCTTCAAAGATCTGGCATGTCCAAACTCATTCCTCAGAGTTGCAGCAATATCAGTGACTTCTATTCTCATTTCTTTGCAAATTTCATCAAGGTCAATCTCATCCAGCTTGGACGAATCTCTTGCACTGTTTCTGTCAAACCTCAAATCTCA AATACTTATGGAACACTACATGGCGGGTCTGTTGGTTCTCTGGTCGAGTTGCTGTCAATTGCTTGTGCTAGAACTGTTGTTTCCGAAGACAGAAAACTTTTTCTCGGCGAAATCAATGTGTCATATCTCTCTAGTGCTCCAACAAAT gAAGAAGTTTTAGCTGACGTGTCAGTGGTGAAAAGTGGAAGAAATGTGACTATGGTTGCACTAGAGTTTAAACGGAAGAAGACTGAGAATTTGATTTATGTTGCTCATGCTACCTTCTACAACTTCCCAATTGCAAAATTATGA